The sequence below is a genomic window from Brevibacillus agri.
ATCACGGCAAAGGAGAGAATTTCCACGACTTTGTGGTAGTTGAAATCGTCCGGCGTAATCGTCGTCGTAATGTGCGCGAACAAGCCGCCGCACACGCCGGCGAGCACCGATCCGATGACGAAGGCGAGCATTTTGTAGTACGCCACTTGCAGGCCCATCGCCCGCGCCGCTGTCTCGTCCGCCTTGATCGCTTCGAACGCCCGGCCGAGCCTGGACTTGTTCAGACGCAGCGTCAAAAAGAGAATGACAGCGAACAACAACAGCATGAACAGGCACGTAGACAAAGCTTTCATTTGCATGACGGAGACGCCCAATGTCGTCGCTTTCAGCCCGATCGCTTTCTCAAAATCGTACAAATAATTGCCGATGGATTGCAGGCCGGTCAGCCCCAACGCCCCGTTCGTAATCTCCAGATTGAGCAAAATGACGCGAATGACCTCGCCAAAGCCGAGAGTGGCAATCGCCAGGTACAAGCCGTGCAGCTTCAAGGTTGGCGCGCCGATGAGCAGAGCGATCAAGCCTGCCGCCAAACCGCCGATGAGGATGGCAACAAACAGCGGCATGTCCGCCTGC
It includes:
- a CDS encoding branched-chain amino acid ABC transporter permease, which translates into the protein MQTLDILNPYNLQVFTFILLNSILAISIYITLSTGQLSLGHAGFMSIGAFTASILTKQADMPLFVAILIGGLAAGLIALLIGAPTLKLHGLYLAIATLGFGEVIRVILLNLEITNGALGLTGLQSIGNYLYDFEKAIGLKATTLGVSVMQMKALSTCLFMLLLFAVILFLTLRLNKSRLGRAFEAIKADETAARAMGLQVAYYKMLAFVIGSVLAGVCGGLFAHITTTITPDDFNYHKVVEILSFAVIGGSEVVWGPLFGALVLTALPEVLRGLAEYKMLMYGLIMVGVMAFRPHGLIGTDTFKKWFKKDKSKAKGGL